In Enterobacter cloacae, the following are encoded in one genomic region:
- a CDS encoding fimbrial chaperone, which translates to MFSPIIKNGLRILAATAVSMASFQASADIVISGTRIVYQQSMKDVIVNMTNRGENPLLLQIWLDDGRANANPQELKLPFVITPPITRIDPGKGQSVRVTYLQQPLPQDRESLFWFNVLEIPKKSGMKESESASQLQLAFRTRIKLFFRPDGLKGTPADAMKAVKWSQTRQGSTLSVVGKNDSPYNVSISSATFKVGAKEYAIDSKSIKPFSSETMAVKGLTNTANGEVNYIAINDYGGTEKITAKTN; encoded by the coding sequence ATGTTCAGCCCCATCATAAAAAACGGATTACGCATTCTCGCCGCTACTGCTGTCAGCATGGCCTCTTTTCAGGCCAGTGCCGATATCGTTATTTCCGGCACACGTATCGTTTACCAGCAATCCATGAAAGATGTGATTGTTAATATGACCAACCGTGGCGAAAACCCACTGTTATTGCAAATCTGGCTGGACGACGGACGTGCCAATGCTAATCCTCAGGAATTAAAACTGCCGTTTGTCATTACACCGCCCATTACCCGAATTGATCCCGGTAAGGGCCAGTCAGTGCGTGTGACCTATTTACAGCAACCTCTACCGCAGGATCGGGAATCGCTATTCTGGTTTAACGTGCTGGAAATTCCCAAGAAATCTGGAATGAAAGAAAGTGAAAGTGCAAGCCAGTTACAGCTCGCTTTTCGCACCCGGATTAAACTGTTCTTCCGCCCCGATGGCTTAAAAGGAACGCCTGCCGATGCCATGAAAGCGGTGAAATGGTCGCAAACCCGTCAGGGCAGCACGCTGTCCGTGGTGGGCAAGAACGACTCGCCGTATAACGTGTCAATATCCAGCGCGACGTTTAAAGTTGGCGCAAAAGAATATGCGATTGACAGCAAATCCATTAAGCCATTCTCCAGCGAAACAATGGCCGTTAAAGGGTTAACGAATA
- the panD gene encoding aspartate 1-decarboxylase, with amino-acid sequence MIRKMLQGKLHRVKVTQADLHYEGSCAIDQDFLDAAGILENEAIDIWNVNNGKRFSTYAIAAERGSKIISVNGAAAHCADVGDIVIIASFVMMSDEEARRWQPKVAYFEGDNEMKRTAKAIPVQVA; translated from the coding sequence ATGATTCGCAAAATGCTGCAAGGTAAGCTTCACCGTGTGAAAGTGACTCAGGCTGACCTGCACTATGAAGGCTCCTGCGCGATCGATCAGGATTTTCTCGACGCGGCGGGTATTCTGGAAAACGAAGCCATTGATATCTGGAACGTGAACAACGGTAAACGCTTCTCCACCTATGCGATTGCCGCCGAACGTGGCTCTAAAATCATCTCCGTTAACGGCGCGGCAGCACACTGCGCGGACGTGGGTGATATTGTGATCATCGCCAGCTTCGTGATGATGTCAGATGAAGAAGCGCGCCGCTGGCAGCCGAAAGTGGCTTATTTTGAAGGCGACAACGAAATGAAGCGCACTGCGAAAGCGATTCCGGTTCAGGTTGCCTGA
- the panC gene encoding pantothenate synthetase produces the protein MLIIETLPLLRQHIRRARQEGKRIALVPTMGNLHDGHMKLVDEAKARADIVVVSIFVNPMQFDRADDLVRYPRTLQEDCEKLKKRHADIVFSPAPADVYPQGTDEATYVDVPGISTMLEGASRPGHFRGVSTIVSKLFNLVQPDVACFGEKDFQQLALIRKMVDDMGYDIEIVGVPIVRAKDGLALSSRNGYLTAEQRKIAPGLSKVMNNMAEQLLAKELTAEEIIALAEQALNDKGFRSDDVQIRDADTLLELTDDSKRAVLLVAAWLGQARLIDNKVVELA, from the coding sequence GTGCTAATCATTGAAACCCTGCCGCTGCTTCGCCAGCATATCCGTCGCGCGCGTCAGGAAGGTAAACGTATCGCACTGGTCCCCACCATGGGCAACCTGCACGACGGCCATATGAAGCTGGTCGACGAAGCGAAAGCACGTGCAGATATCGTGGTGGTCAGTATCTTCGTTAACCCAATGCAGTTTGACCGCGCGGATGACCTGGTGCGCTACCCACGCACTCTGCAGGAAGATTGCGAGAAGCTCAAAAAGCGCCACGCGGACATCGTCTTTTCTCCGGCTCCTGCAGATGTCTATCCGCAAGGAACCGACGAAGCGACCTACGTCGACGTTCCTGGCATTTCAACCATGCTGGAAGGGGCAAGTCGTCCTGGTCACTTCCGCGGTGTTTCGACCATCGTCAGCAAGCTGTTCAACCTGGTGCAGCCGGATGTCGCCTGCTTCGGTGAAAAAGATTTCCAACAGCTGGCGCTGATCCGCAAGATGGTGGACGATATGGGCTATGACATCGAGATCGTCGGTGTGCCAATTGTGCGTGCGAAAGACGGTCTGGCACTCAGCTCCCGTAACGGTTATCTGACCGCCGAGCAGCGTAAGATAGCCCCGGGTCTGAGCAAGGTCATGAACAACATGGCCGAACAACTTCTTGCCAAAGAGTTGACTGCTGAAGAGATCATTGCCCTCGCAGAGCAGGCCCTGAACGATAAAGGATTCCGCTCTGACGACGTACAAATCCGTGATGCTGACACGCTGCTGGAGCTGACAGACGACAGCAAACGTGCGGTACTTCTGGTGGCGGCATGGCTCGGCCAGGCACGTCTGATTGATAATAAAGTGGTTGAGCTGGCGTAG
- the panB gene encoding 3-methyl-2-oxobutanoate hydroxymethyltransferase, which yields MKPTTISLLQKCKQEKKRFATITAYDYSFAKLFAEEGINVMLVGDSLGMTVQGHDSTLPVTVEDIAYHTRAVRRGAPACLLLSDLPFMAYATPEQAFENAAAVMRAGANMVKIEGGAWLVDTVKMLTERAVPVCGHLGLTPQSVNIFGGYKVQGRGDAAQTLFDDAVALETAGAQLLVLECVPVELAKRITDALSIPVIGIGAGNVTDGQILVMHDAFGITGGHIPKFAKNFLTEAGDMRAAVRQYIADVESGVYPGEEHSFH from the coding sequence ATGAAACCAACCACCATCTCCTTATTGCAGAAATGCAAACAGGAAAAAAAACGCTTCGCCACCATCACTGCATATGACTACAGCTTCGCCAAATTGTTTGCCGAAGAGGGTATCAACGTCATGCTGGTCGGAGATTCGTTAGGGATGACGGTACAAGGACATGATTCCACCTTGCCGGTCACGGTCGAGGATATTGCTTACCATACCCGCGCGGTACGCCGCGGTGCGCCAGCCTGCCTGCTGCTGTCCGATCTGCCATTTATGGCATACGCCACGCCGGAGCAAGCATTTGAGAATGCGGCAGCCGTGATGCGCGCCGGAGCCAATATGGTCAAAATTGAAGGCGGCGCATGGCTTGTTGATACCGTGAAAATGCTCACTGAGCGCGCCGTGCCGGTCTGCGGACACCTGGGCCTGACGCCACAATCCGTGAACATCTTTGGCGGTTATAAGGTACAGGGCCGTGGCGATGCGGCACAGACGCTGTTTGATGATGCCGTGGCGCTGGAAACTGCAGGCGCACAACTGCTGGTTCTCGAGTGCGTTCCCGTTGAGCTGGCAAAGCGGATCACCGACGCGCTGTCGATTCCGGTAATTGGGATTGGCGCAGGTAACGTCACCGATGGTCAAATCCTGGTGATGCACGACGCCTTTGGTATTACTGGCGGCCATATTCCTAAATTTGCCAAAAATTTCCTCACTGAAGCGGGCGACATGCGCGCTGCGGTCAGGCAGTATATTGCCGACGTTGAATCCGGTGTTTACCCGGGTGAAGAACACAGTTTCCATTAA
- a CDS encoding 2-amino-4-hydroxy-6-hydroxymethyldihydropteridine diphosphokinase: MTLAYIAIGSNLASPLEQVNAAVQALGEIPQSRIVAVSSFYRTPPLGPQDQPDYLNAVVVLETLLNAETLLDNTQRIELQQGRVRKAERWGPRTLDLDIMLFGHQVINTERLTIPHYDMKNRGFMLWPLSEVAPDLSFPDGVSLQAVLESLNAEKPARW, encoded by the coding sequence ATGACCCTCGCGTATATCGCCATCGGCAGCAATCTGGCCTCTCCGCTGGAGCAGGTTAACGCTGCCGTTCAGGCGCTGGGTGAGATCCCACAGAGCCGGATCGTGGCGGTTTCCTCTTTCTACCGTACACCGCCGCTGGGACCCCAGGATCAACCTGACTACCTGAATGCCGTCGTGGTGCTGGAAACCTTACTTAATGCCGAAACGCTGCTGGATAACACCCAGCGCATCGAACTGCAACAGGGGCGCGTGCGTAAAGCCGAGCGCTGGGGTCCACGAACGCTTGATCTCGACATCATGCTGTTTGGTCATCAGGTGATTAATACCGAACGTCTGACCATTCCGCATTACGATATGAAAAATCGCGGGTTTATGCTCTGGCCGCTGTCTGAAGTCGCCCCTGACCTCTCCTTCCCTGATGGCGTCTCTCTGCAGGCCGTTCTCGAAAGCCTGAACGCAGAAAAACCTGCCCGCTGGTAA
- the pcnB gene encoding poly(A) polymerase I codes for MANDAIAQTHMSVIPREQHNISRKDISENALKVLYRLNKAGYEAYLVGGGVRDLLLGKKPKDFDVTTSATPEQVRKLFRNCRLVGRRFRLAHVMFGPEIIEVATFRGHHEAGTTDRTTSQRGQNGMLLRDNIFGSIEEDAQRRDFTINSLYYSVADFTVRDYVGGMQDLKEGLIRLIGTPETRYREDPVRMLRAVRFAAKLNMRISPETAEPIPRLATLINDVPPARLFEEALKLLQAGYGFETYNLLREYSLFQPLFPTITRYFTENGDSPMERMIAQVLKNTDTRIHNDMRVNPAFLFAAMFWYPLLETAQKIAQESGLAYYDAFALAANDVLDEGCRTLAIPKRITTLVRDIWQLQLRMSRRQGKRAWKLMEHPKFRAAFDLLSLRAEIEKNQELQRLAQWWGEFQVSAPPEQKDMLTDLDDEPAPRRRHRRPRKRAPRREGSA; via the coding sequence ATGGCAAATGATGCTATTGCGCAAACCCACATGTCGGTTATTCCGCGTGAGCAGCACAATATTTCCCGCAAAGATATCAGTGAAAATGCCCTCAAGGTGCTCTATCGTCTGAATAAAGCAGGCTACGAGGCCTATCTCGTCGGCGGCGGAGTACGTGATTTACTGCTGGGCAAAAAACCAAAAGATTTCGACGTGACGACCAGCGCCACACCTGAGCAGGTGCGCAAATTATTCCGCAACTGCCGTCTTGTTGGCCGCCGTTTCCGTCTTGCTCACGTGATGTTTGGGCCGGAAATTATTGAAGTAGCAACGTTCCGTGGCCATCACGAAGCGGGCACAACCGATCGCACCACCTCCCAGCGCGGCCAGAACGGCATGCTGCTGCGTGACAACATCTTCGGTTCTATCGAAGAAGATGCTCAGCGTCGCGATTTCACTATCAACAGCCTTTACTACAGCGTGGCAGATTTCACCGTTCGTGATTACGTCGGCGGCATGCAGGACCTGAAAGAGGGTCTGATTCGTCTGATCGGCACGCCGGAAACACGCTATCGCGAAGATCCTGTGCGCATGCTGCGCGCCGTGCGTTTCGCTGCCAAGCTGAATATGCGCATCAGCCCGGAAACCGCAGAGCCGATCCCACGTCTGGCAACGCTGATTAACGACGTGCCACCCGCTCGTCTGTTTGAAGAAGCGCTGAAACTGCTGCAGGCGGGTTACGGGTTTGAAACCTACAATCTGCTGCGCGAATACAGCCTGTTCCAGCCGCTGTTCCCGACCATCACCCGCTACTTCACCGAAAACGGTGACAGCCCAATGGAGCGCATGATTGCGCAGGTGCTGAAGAATACCGACACCCGTATCCACAATGATATGCGTGTGAACCCGGCATTCCTGTTCGCGGCGATGTTCTGGTATCCGTTGCTGGAAACCGCGCAGAAAATTGCCCAGGAAAGCGGTCTGGCCTATTACGATGCATTCGCGCTGGCGGCAAACGACGTGCTGGATGAAGGCTGTCGCACGCTGGCGATCCCGAAACGTATTACCACCCTGGTACGTGATATCTGGCAGCTTCAGCTACGCATGTCCCGTCGTCAGGGCAAACGCGCCTGGAAGCTGATGGAGCATCCAAAATTCCGCGCCGCGTTCGATCTGCTGTCACTGCGTGCTGAGATCGAAAAGAATCAGGAACTGCAGCGTCTGGCGCAGTGGTGGGGTGAATTCCAGGTTTCTGCGCCGCCAGAACAAAAAGATATGCTGACGGATCTGGATGATGAACCCGCACCGCGTCGTCGCCATCGTCGTCCACGCAAACGTGCGCCACGCCGCGAAGGCAGCGCATGA
- the gluQ gene encoding glutamyl-Q tRNA(Asp) synthetase, whose translation MSESHYIGRFAPSPSGELHFGSLIAALGSYLQARAQQGKWLVRIEDIDPPREVPGAAETILRQLEHYGLHWDGDVLWQSKRHDSYRERLAWLCEQGLSYNCTCTRARIQSVGGVYDGHCRTLNHGPENAAVRLRQRAPVTHFNDLLSGVIHADERLAREDFIIHRRDGLFAYNLAVVVDDHFQGVTEIVRGADLVEPTVRQISLYHQFGWTEPDYIHLPLAVNEQGNKLSKQNHAPALPDGDARPVLIDALRFLNQNVTSEWQDLRIDELLDLAVANWTLRTVPKIQHSQMRCAEL comes from the coding sequence ATGTCTGAATCACACTATATCGGGCGCTTCGCGCCATCTCCCTCCGGTGAACTCCACTTCGGCTCGTTAATTGCCGCCCTCGGCAGCTACCTGCAGGCGCGCGCTCAGCAGGGTAAATGGCTCGTTCGCATTGAAGATATCGATCCTCCGCGTGAAGTTCCCGGTGCGGCAGAAACCATTCTGCGTCAGCTGGAACATTACGGTCTTCACTGGGACGGCGACGTACTCTGGCAGTCAAAACGTCACGATTCCTACCGGGAACGCCTGGCCTGGCTCTGCGAGCAGGGGCTTTCCTACAACTGTACCTGCACGCGTGCGCGTATTCAGAGCGTGGGCGGCGTCTATGACGGCCACTGTCGTACGCTCAACCACGGCCCCGAAAATGCCGCCGTGCGTTTGCGGCAGCGCGCGCCGGTGACGCACTTTAACGATTTACTCTCGGGCGTTATCCATGCCGATGAACGTCTTGCGCGTGAGGATTTTATTATTCACCGCCGTGACGGCCTGTTTGCCTATAACTTGGCGGTGGTAGTGGATGATCACTTTCAGGGCGTCACAGAGATTGTGCGCGGAGCTGATCTGGTAGAACCAACCGTGCGGCAAATATCGCTTTACCACCAGTTTGGCTGGACAGAGCCGGATTACATTCATTTGCCGCTGGCGGTCAATGAACAGGGTAATAAACTGTCAAAACAGAATCACGCGCCCGCCCTGCCAGATGGCGATGCGCGCCCTGTTTTGATCGACGCCCTGCGATTTCTCAACCAGAATGTAACCAGTGAATGGCAGGATCTGCGTATTGACGAATTGCTGGATCTGGCGGTTGCCAACTGGACGCTCAGGACTGTGCCAAAAATCCAGCATTCTCAAATGCGTTGCGCTGAGCTATGA
- the dksA gene encoding RNA polymerase-binding transcription factor DksA yields the protein MQEGQNRKTSSLSILAIAGVEPYQEKPGEEYMNEAQLSHFKRILEAWRNQLRDEVDRTVTHMQDEAANFPDPVDRAAQEEEFSLELRNRDRERKLIKKIEKTLKKVEDEDFGYCESCGVEIGIRRLEARPTADLCIDCKTLAEIREKQMAG from the coding sequence ATGCAAGAAGGGCAAAACCGTAAAACATCGTCCCTGAGTATTCTCGCCATCGCTGGGGTGGAGCCGTATCAAGAGAAACCGGGCGAAGAGTATATGAACGAAGCCCAGCTGTCGCACTTCAAGCGTATTCTTGAAGCATGGCGTAATCAACTCAGGGATGAAGTCGATCGCACCGTTACACATATGCAGGATGAAGCTGCAAACTTCCCGGATCCGGTAGACCGTGCCGCTCAGGAAGAAGAGTTCAGCCTCGAACTGCGTAACCGTGACCGCGAACGCAAACTGATCAAAAAGATCGAAAAAACGCTGAAAAAGGTTGAGGACGAAGATTTTGGCTACTGCGAATCCTGCGGTGTTGAAATTGGTATTCGTCGCCTGGAAGCGCGTCCAACTGCCGATCTGTGCATCGACTGTAAAACGCTGGCAGAAATTCGCGAAAAACAGATGGCCGGTTAA
- the sfsA gene encoding sugar fermentation stimulation protein, whose protein sequence is MKFSPALQRATLIQRYKRFLADVVTPEGETLTLHCPNTGAMTGCATPGDTVWYSTSGNTKRKYPHTWEMTQTQQGAFICVNTLRANQLVKEALTNGTLPELVGYDTQKSEVKYGDEGSRIDFMLQAEDRPECYIEVKSVTLAEQENGYFPDAVTLRGQKHLRELMSVAAAGKRAVLLFAVLHSAIERFSPARHIDPKYAQLLNEAQKQGVEVFAYKAELSADNMTLRSSLPVVL, encoded by the coding sequence ATGAAGTTTAGTCCCGCGCTACAGCGCGCTACGCTTATCCAGCGCTACAAACGCTTTCTCGCCGACGTGGTGACACCGGAAGGTGAAACGTTAACTCTGCACTGCCCTAATACCGGCGCGATGACCGGCTGCGCGACGCCCGGTGATACAGTCTGGTATTCCACTTCGGGAAATACTAAACGTAAATATCCCCACACCTGGGAAATGACCCAGACACAACAAGGGGCGTTTATTTGCGTCAACACACTGCGTGCAAACCAGTTAGTAAAGGAAGCGCTGACGAACGGGACGCTCCCCGAACTTGTCGGTTATGACACACAAAAAAGTGAAGTGAAATATGGCGATGAAGGCAGCAGAATTGACTTTATGTTACAGGCGGAAGACCGGCCTGAGTGCTATATTGAAGTAAAATCAGTGACGTTAGCGGAACAGGAAAATGGCTACTTTCCGGATGCAGTCACCTTACGTGGCCAGAAGCATCTGCGGGAGCTGATGAGTGTTGCGGCGGCGGGCAAACGCGCCGTGTTGCTGTTTGCGGTTTTGCATTCAGCCATTGAACGGTTTTCTCCAGCCCGCCATATTGATCCTAAATACGCGCAATTGTTGAATGAGGCACAAAAGCAGGGGGTAGAGGTTTTCGCTTATAAAGCGGAACTTTCTGCCGATAATATGACTCTGAGATCCTCTCTTCCCGTTGTCTTATAA
- a CDS encoding RNA 2',3'-cyclic phosphodiesterase: protein MSESKRLFFAIEMPATIQRQIVRWRASHFPPEAGRPVAAANLHLTLAFLGDISAEKQRALASMAGRISQPGFTLHLDDAGQWLRSRVVWLGTRQPPRGLLQLASMLRAQAARSGCYQSPQPFHPHITLLRDAGQAVAIPAPGFHWAFPVKEFALYESVFAQGRTRYTPLQRWTLGDTLRNSDEV, encoded by the coding sequence ATGTCTGAGTCGAAACGGCTGTTTTTCGCCATTGAAATGCCTGCCACGATACAGCGGCAAATCGTCCGCTGGCGCGCCAGCCACTTCCCACCGGAAGCTGGCCGCCCCGTTGCGGCTGCCAACCTGCACCTGACGCTGGCCTTTCTGGGCGACATAAGCGCTGAAAAACAGCGCGCCCTGGCGTCAATGGCCGGACGGATTTCTCAGCCAGGGTTTACGCTGCACCTTGACGATGCCGGACAGTGGCTGCGTTCCCGCGTGGTCTGGCTGGGTACGCGCCAGCCGCCACGTGGATTGTTACAGCTTGCCAGTATGCTACGCGCACAGGCCGCTCGCAGCGGCTGTTACCAAAGCCCACAGCCGTTTCATCCTCATATTACGTTGCTGCGCGATGCAGGTCAGGCCGTCGCCATCCCAGCGCCGGGCTTTCACTGGGCCTTCCCGGTGAAGGAGTTCGCACTGTACGAATCTGTCTTTGCACAAGGACGCACTCGCTACACGCCGCTACAGCGCTGGACGCTGGGCGATACTTTAAGGAATTCTGATGAAGTTTAG